A window of Rhodospirillaceae bacterium contains these coding sequences:
- the hrpB gene encoding ATP-dependent helicase HrpB, whose amino-acid sequence MISSFTNFPWLTKEIILEIGHLPIWQIVPDLIKVLEQPINVILQAMPGAGKTTIIPLLVLQTEWLQNKKIIMLEPRRIAAKMAAARMAALLGEKVGERVGFRVRGESAITPKTKIEVMTDGLFLRYLQQNQGLGKVALVIFDEFHERRADSDLALTLCLNSQQILRPDLRLMIMSATLNINELRNVLPEAPYFFVEGKAYPVDIFYDAKETFESLENHYQRVLSQAWQNRRGDILFFLPGVSEIRRLADDLKRHPLLQEATVLPLYADLPYQQQADILKNLNHQRRIILATSIAETSLTIPGVTIVIDSGLSRRNIYDQSSGLNQLITIKSSVATANQRAGRAGRNSPGFCYRLWSAADHKLRLPHHLPEMAVIDVAAIVLAIKFWGTEIDALSWVTSPPELAIKQANIMLENINAIDHLHHITGYGKELAALPFHPRVAHLLLQTKNTALLGHACMLAALLSERDFMKQSGQPKDTNLGDRLRMIESAIHPSTQKTVSGQGLDKSIFQTIVQTVKNLFQEMQIKGTNYSATEEEIGQLVAIAYPEQIAMRRGSQDKNAKEVLFLMANGKGARLPMHDSLAKRDFISIAHIDGGDVNAQIFLAAPVSGDFLKKIKTPLLRSVEEIVTHQATGKWQARRRSYYGAILLNEIAIPFHALPHVYRSSRLLDLFQSFGLKKLDWTDQLKQWQARILFIGKFLDIPQFPDVSDQALHENYQEWLIPYLNFAHNQLDPVAVNIEEILQGLLNWQQKKQLDQLAPTYFVTFKGRRIMIDYLDHDRPSLSIRIQDLFGCTVTPTILAGKIKLLLHLLAPSGRSVQTTDDLQGFWQGSYKTVRTELKGRYPKHDWPENPINQEN is encoded by the coding sequence ATGATCTCCTCCTTCACTAATTTTCCGTGGCTAACAAAAGAAATCATTTTGGAAATAGGCCATTTGCCTATTTGGCAAATTGTGCCGGATTTAATAAAGGTGTTAGAGCAACCCATTAATGTTATTTTGCAGGCTATGCCAGGGGCTGGAAAAACTACCATCATCCCTTTACTTGTTTTACAAACAGAATGGTTACAAAATAAAAAAATTATTATGTTAGAGCCTAGGCGTATAGCTGCAAAAATGGCTGCTGCCCGTATGGCTGCGTTACTTGGGGAAAAGGTAGGCGAAAGGGTAGGTTTCCGGGTGCGTGGTGAGTCTGCAATCACCCCAAAAACCAAAATTGAAGTGATGACGGACGGGTTGTTTTTAAGGTATTTACAACAAAATCAGGGGTTAGGAAAGGTCGCTTTGGTCATATTTGATGAATTTCATGAAAGGCGGGCCGATAGCGATTTAGCCTTAACCTTGTGTTTGAATAGTCAACAAATTTTAAGGCCAGATTTACGTTTAATGATTATGTCGGCTACCCTGAATATCAATGAATTACGAAATGTTTTGCCAGAAGCTCCATATTTTTTTGTCGAAGGTAAGGCCTATCCGGTTGATATTTTTTATGATGCCAAAGAAACGTTTGAATCGCTTGAAAACCATTATCAACGTGTGCTGTCCCAAGCATGGCAAAATAGGCGAGGGGACATCTTATTTTTTCTGCCAGGGGTTTCAGAAATTAGGCGCTTGGCTGATGATTTAAAACGTCATCCCTTATTACAAGAAGCCACGGTCTTGCCGCTCTATGCGGATTTGCCTTATCAACAGCAGGCAGACATCTTAAAAAACTTAAATCATCAACGAAGAATTATTTTGGCAACCTCCATTGCGGAAACCAGCTTAACCATCCCTGGTGTCACCATTGTGATTGACAGTGGCCTAAGCCGACGAAACATATATGATCAATCAAGTGGTCTTAATCAGCTGATTACTATCAAATCTTCTGTAGCAACAGCCAATCAACGAGCTGGAAGGGCTGGGCGGAACAGTCCAGGATTTTGTTATCGTTTATGGAGCGCAGCGGACCATAAATTGCGCTTACCACATCACCTGCCAGAAATGGCGGTTATTGATGTGGCCGCTATAGTGTTGGCAATCAAATTCTGGGGAACCGAAATTGATGCGTTATCATGGGTGACTAGCCCCCCCGAACTGGCTATCAAGCAAGCAAATATAATGTTGGAAAACATTAATGCGATTGACCACCTGCATCACATCACTGGGTACGGGAAAGAATTGGCTGCCTTGCCATTCCATCCTAGGGTAGCGCATTTGTTATTGCAGACAAAAAATACAGCTTTGTTAGGGCATGCTTGTATGCTCGCGGCATTGTTGTCTGAGCGAGATTTTATGAAACAATCAGGCCAACCCAAAGATACTAATCTAGGAGATAGGCTGCGGATGATAGAATCGGCCATCCATCCCTCAACACAGAAGACAGTTTCTGGGCAAGGGCTTGATAAGTCGATCTTCCAAACCATCGTCCAAACAGTTAAAAATTTGTTTCAGGAAATGCAGATCAAAGGGACTAATTATTCAGCTACTGAGGAAGAAATTGGCCAATTGGTGGCTATCGCTTATCCCGAACAAATTGCCATGCGTAGAGGCAGCCAAGATAAAAATGCAAAAGAGGTTTTATTCCTCATGGCTAATGGCAAGGGGGCAAGATTACCCATGCATGATTCTTTAGCCAAACGTGACTTCATTAGTATCGCCCATATTGATGGTGGGGATGTGAATGCCCAAATATTTTTAGCAGCGCCCGTTTCAGGAGATTTCTTGAAAAAAATCAAAACCCCTTTGCTTCGATCAGTTGAGGAAATTGTAACCCATCAAGCAACTGGTAAATGGCAGGCGCGTAGGCGTTCCTATTACGGTGCCATTTTACTTAATGAAATCGCTATCCCTTTTCATGCTCTGCCGCACGTCTATCGCTCTTCAAGACTATTAGATTTATTCCAGTCCTTTGGGTTGAAAAAGCTAGACTGGACTGATCAATTAAAACAGTGGCAAGCACGCATCCTTTTTATAGGTAAATTTTTGGATATTCCGCAATTTCCCGATGTCAGCGACCAGGCTTTACATGAAAATTATCAGGAATGGTTGATCCCTTATCTTAATTTTGCCCATAACCAGCTTGATCCTGTGGCGGTAAATATTGAAGAAATATTACAAGGGCTACTTAATTGGCAACAAAAGAAGCAGTTAGATCAATTAGCACCAACATATTTTGTTACTTTTAAGGGTCGCAGAATCATGATCGACTACCTCGACCATGACCGGCCTAGCTTATCCATAAGAATTCAAGATTTATTTGGGTGCACAGTAACACCCACCATTCTTGCAGGAAAAATCAAGCTGCTATTACATCTACTGGCGCCTTCCGGCCGGTCTGTACAGACGACAGATGATTTGCAAGGGTTTTGGCAAGGAAGCTATAAAACAGTTCGGACAGAACTCAAGGGCCGTTACCCAAAACATGATTGGCCAGAAAATCCCATTAATCAAGAAAACTGA
- a CDS encoding MFS transporter, whose translation MFSVLRTVLPVFIAVAMIEMASSLLIPHTSYILEQRQISTFLIGAITSCHYIGFVFGAFQSQYLVKQIGHIRAASVYATLAASATLLHILFDYLYIWLLLRFIIGLAIAGLFLVIESWLNAKALPQWRGRILSLYSTISWVFSGIGPIALRFEDSTGNMIFILVALIFVNSMLPFALTRLPNPETTITKNLGSKRIWQLTSVAVITCFTAGFIYTPLYSLLPSVMERYGFQKEQLSSLLVLGPVMVILTLTPVGWLSDKLGRLPVLGVLCLAATAVAFLGYYTAEPSFSQIMVLFLLLTSLVAPFYSLGMGRAADIIHKNHLVEASSLLLIFWGIGAAIGPAVAGYLMKLFGVETLFLFCGIATLLLGVVILWIVIKKPSILKHSQQHFVAMPLSSTQNVTEVDPRSHSTSNRPK comes from the coding sequence ATGTTTTCCGTATTACGCACTGTTTTACCTGTTTTTATTGCTGTTGCTATGATCGAAATGGCCAGTAGTTTATTGATACCCCATACTTCGTATATATTAGAACAACGGCAAATATCAACGTTTTTGATCGGCGCCATCACCAGTTGCCACTATATAGGTTTTGTTTTTGGTGCTTTCCAAAGTCAGTATTTAGTAAAACAGATTGGCCATATTCGTGCCGCCAGTGTTTACGCTACTTTGGCAGCGAGTGCCACCTTATTGCATATTCTTTTTGATTATCTATATATCTGGTTATTATTGCGTTTTATTATCGGATTAGCGATTGCAGGATTGTTCTTAGTTATTGAAAGCTGGCTGAATGCTAAAGCCCTGCCCCAGTGGCGTGGACGGATATTAAGCTTATATTCAACAATTTCTTGGGTTTTTTCAGGCATAGGGCCGATTGCTTTAAGGTTTGAAGATAGTACGGGAAATATGATTTTTATTTTGGTTGCATTGATTTTCGTGAATTCTATGCTACCTTTTGCCTTAACTAGGCTGCCCAACCCCGAAACAACAATTACTAAAAATTTAGGCAGCAAGCGTATCTGGCAATTAACCTCTGTTGCAGTGATAACTTGTTTTACAGCTGGTTTTATTTATACCCCGCTTTACAGCCTATTACCAAGCGTAATGGAAAGATACGGTTTTCAGAAAGAACAATTATCTTCCTTGTTAGTTTTGGGCCCCGTTATGGTAATATTAACTTTAACGCCTGTTGGTTGGCTGTCAGACAAACTTGGCCGCCTGCCGGTTTTAGGGGTTTTATGCCTAGCAGCAACTGCAGTCGCTTTCCTAGGTTATTATACTGCAGAGCCCAGCTTTTCCCAAATTATGGTATTATTTTTACTATTAACCAGTCTAGTTGCGCCTTTTTATTCTTTAGGAATGGGGCGTGCTGCAGATATTATCCATAAGAATCATCTGGTTGAAGCAAGCTCCCTGTTGTTAATTTTCTGGGGGATTGGGGCCGCAATAGGCCCTGCAGTTGCGGGATATCTCATGAAGTTGTTTGGGGTTGAAACATTGTTTTTATTTTGCGGGATTGCAACATTATTATTGGGGGTTGTTATTTTATGGATTGTTATCAAGAAACCCTCCATATTGAAACATAGTCAACAACATTTTGTTGCAATGCCCTTATCATCAACCCAAAATGTGACGGAAGTTGACCCACGCAGCCACAGCACTAGTAATCGGCCTAAATAA
- the cysQ gene encoding 3'(2'),5'-bisphosphate nucleotidase CysQ — protein MPHSTFFLTSEFLDRITMISRQAGQLIMDYYNNPERCIIQSKKDVSPVTNADQEAEQLIIQSLSAMTPHFPIISEEAAERNELPTLKPEHRFFWLVDPLDGTRDFIQRSGEFTVNIALVDGEEVILGVIYAPLQQTVYAAIKPANIVYSQSVGTQKTSITTRQTPRGQAKILNSRRQYPLSVMPMLPPDLTFIEHEFVSSSLKFCLIAEGRADFYPRRTAIMEWDTAAGQAILETAGGHVRLLDGAPLRYRKDGFSNPAFVAYGNFI, from the coding sequence ATGCCCCATTCGACTTTTTTCTTAACTAGCGAATTTCTGGACCGTATAACCATGATCAGCAGACAAGCTGGCCAATTGATTATGGATTATTACAATAATCCAGAACGTTGCATTATTCAGAGCAAAAAAGATGTAAGCCCGGTTACCAACGCTGACCAGGAGGCCGAACAATTGATTATTCAATCACTCTCAGCAATGACCCCCCATTTTCCCATCATTTCGGAAGAGGCCGCGGAACGGAATGAATTACCCACCTTAAAACCGGAACATCGCTTTTTTTGGCTGGTTGACCCATTGGATGGCACCCGTGACTTTATTCAGCGCAGCGGTGAATTTACTGTTAATATCGCTTTGGTTGATGGCGAAGAAGTCATTCTAGGGGTTATTTATGCCCCCCTTCAACAAACGGTTTATGCCGCTATCAAACCCGCTAATATTGTTTATAGCCAATCTGTGGGTACCCAAAAAACTTCCATAACAACACGCCAAACACCCAGGGGGCAAGCCAAAATCCTTAATAGCCGACGTCAATATCCCTTAAGTGTTATGCCGATGCTGCCCCCCGATCTGACTTTTATAGAACATGAATTTGTCAGCAGTTCGTTGAAATTTTGTTTGATTGCGGAGGGCCGTGCTGATTTTTATCCCAGGCGTACAGCTATTATGGAATGGGATACGGCTGCTGGCCAAGCTATTCTGGAAACTGCAGGCGGACATGTCCGCCTGCTTGATGGCGCCCCCCTTCGATATCGTAAGGATGGTTTTTCAAATCCGGCTTTTGTTGCTTATGGAAATTTTATTTAA